In Mycolicibacterium gadium, the genomic window ACGTAGGTGACGGCTTCTTCGGCATAGGGGAACACCTGGTCATAGAACGCCTGGATCTCCTCCATCGAGGAATTCACCCGCTTCACGTAGCGCTGATGACCGTCCTCGATGGCCCACTCGGCCACGAGATGTTCGAGTTGCGAGAACTCCGGCGGCAGAAGCGCGCTCATCGGGTCGCCGCCTCGCCGGCCGCCACGTAGTCACCGACCACCTTGTGCAGATGACGCAACAGGATCTCCTCGTCGTTCATCGTGAAATGTGTCAGGGCACCGCTGTTCAGCATCGCCTGCAGGCCTTCGGACGGGCTGGCGTCCTCCAGGATGATGTCGTTGAGGAAGGTCATCGTCAGTTCCTGGCCCAACCGTTCCCGATGGCTGGTAGGCGGCTGGTAATACGCCTCGGTTTCGAAGATGTGCGAATGCGGACCCGTCGGCCAATGGGTGTGGACCGTGAAACCGGACGCGCCGAAGATCAACACGAAATTCGGGAAGAACTGGAAAGAATCGAATCCGTACTTCTCGGCGCGCGTCGGATTGATACCCGGCGGCATCGGCCCCCGATTGGGCTTTTTGTTCCACGGACCCGCCGCGCTGGCCTCCATCACGCATTCGATCGGCTTGGAGTAAGGCGTCTTCTGCGACGGTTCGCCGGCGAAGGAAAACATCCGGTGCGGCCCCTTCAGCTGGTAACCCAGCGCATCAGTGAACGGATTCGGTTGATCGAAGGCCTCTCTGGCTTCCGCGGTGAGCGCGCCGAAGGACGAAGCGTGCAGATAGGGGCCGTGGTAGCTTTCCGCGAAGCCATCGACGAAAATCTTCCAGTTGCACTGCAATTCGGCCTTGAATTGATAGACCTGATGCGGCCCGTCGAAGGGATAGCCCTCCAGGCCGTGTGCCAGTTCCCCGAGAAACGACCGCAACGACTCGGTGTTGTGCGGGTTGAGATTGATGAAGATGAACCCTTCCCACACCTCGCACTGAATGGCGGGAACCCGGCAACTCGCGGCGTCGAAGTCGAGCAGCAGATCCTGA contains:
- a CDS encoding aromatic ring-hydroxylating oxygenase subunit alpha, whose amino-acid sequence is MSHDSLVTKPESGHWTDAYPELGRGPVSLEDCVSEEFYEKEREHVFKKTWLYVGRVERVPKSGSYFTRELRFLNTSVIVVRGKDGVIRAMHNICPHRGNKMLWEDDPFQEVQGRAPLLYCRFHGWRYKLDGSLHSATRQDLLLDFDAASCRVPAIQCEVWEGFIFINLNPHNTESLRSFLGELAHGLEGYPFDGPHQVYQFKAELQCNWKIFVDGFAESYHGPYLHASSFGALTAEAREAFDQPNPFTDALGYQLKGPHRMFSFAGEPSQKTPYSKPIECVMEASAAGPWNKKPNRGPMPPGINPTRAEKYGFDSFQFFPNFVLIFGASGFTVHTHWPTGPHSHIFETEAYYQPPTSHRERLGQELTMTFLNDIILEDASPSEGLQAMLNSGALTHFTMNDEEILLRHLHKVVGDYVAAGEAATR